In Gadus chalcogrammus isolate NIFS_2021 chromosome 11, NIFS_Gcha_1.0, whole genome shotgun sequence, a single window of DNA contains:
- the ncaph gene encoding condensin complex subunit 2 isoform X1 — MSVSSSPAPRWTPSLKHVSRGVSPASCSTPLLAAFHINDDEKERRQRRRSRVIDLQSAGDSSFNDSASHSATGTPASIPKLSNAQISEHYSTCIKLSTENKITTKNAFGLHLIDYMADILKQKDSEITNFKVAAGTLDASTKIYAVRVDAVHADAYRVLGGLGSETKPGEAAAGEEGGAEGDVAAPKAKKKRPPKKTVEQNLSNINSSEAERKCEVDPMFQHMASSFDESSTAGVFLSVLFSEDSRCELLFPSSLVLLRSGAPPARPPPQPVPATPFTGGLRQVSEKASICPSLKDFSFTNWKPEQTMNQMLEKIQQGEHVFDLNAEPEPEDDDDCADPGQDFDGDFEEGDGGPSEFREGCASAGSGKGRDIVPIGEGDVATMCLQLSSQPREYSYFSPRTMATWAGPGYWQFKPKHKLDHLPEREKSKRKCKKTFELDYNEDVNLEPHFRSTRAATTISKSALRSSNKKTTLPSDFQFSPETLSQLNLKPACTLRSEGQKRLSGDLGEGIGDYDYNNANDTANFCPGLQGGDSDDDGEGLGAADDSQPSLDGDPQSAPDPDGLATYGENDLVPEPHKVSKIEINYAKTAKKMDMKKLKNSMWSLLTGSPEKAKEDSQPAETSEVAGEKAFSQTTKSLLESLPNAMAQNLSVPLAFVALLHLANEKNLELVKVDDMSDIIIKQGQ; from the exons ATGAGCGTCTCCTCCTCGCCCGCCCCGCGGTGGACCCCCTCCCTGAAGCACGTCAGCAGGGGCGTGTCCCCGGCGTCCTGCAGCACCCCACTGCTGGCGGCCTTCCACATCAACGACGACGAGAAGGAGCGGCGACAGCGAAGGAGGTCAAGGGTCATCGACCTCCAGTCCGCCGGCGACTCCTCGTTCAACGACTCTGCGTCCCACAG TGCCACGGGAACCCCCGCTTCTATTCCCAAGTTGTCGAACGCACAGATTTCGGAGCACTACTCGACCTGCATCAAGCTGTCCACTGAGAAT AAAATCACCACAAAGAACGCCTTCGGCCTTCACCTGATCGACTACATGGCCGATATCCTCAAGCAGAAGGACTCGGAGATCACCAACTTTAAG gtggccGCGGGAACGCTGGACGCCAGTACGAAGATCTACGCGGTGCGGGTGGACGCGGTCCACGCCGACGCCTACAGGGTCCTGGGCGGGCTCGGCTCGGAGACCAAACCTGGAGAAG cagcagcgggtgaggaggggggtgcgGAGGGCGACGTCGCGGCCCCGAAGGCGAAGAAGAAGAGGCCCCCCAAGAAGACGGTGGAGCAGAACCTGAGCAACATCAACAGCTCCGAGGCGGAGAGGAAGTGTGAG gtggACCCCATGTTCCAGCACATGGCGTCGTCCTTCGACGAGAGCAGCACGGCGGGGGTGTTCCTGTCGGTGCTCTTCAGCGAGGACAGCCGCTGCgagctcctcttcccctccagcCTCGTCCTGCTCCGCTCCGGCGCCCCCCCGGCCCGCCCGCCCCCACAGCCCGTCCCCGCCACCCCCTTCACCg GGGGTCTGCGGCAGGTCTCGGAGAAGGCCTCCATCTGCCCCTCGCTCAAGGACTTCTCCTTCACCAACTGGAAGCCCGAACAG acCATGAACCAGATGCTGGAGAAGATCCAGCAGGGCGAGCACGTGTTCGACCTCAACGCCGAGCCGGAGcccgaggacgacgacgactgcGCCGACCCGGGGCAGGACTTCGACGGGGACTTCGAGGAGGGCGACGGCGGGCCCTCGGAGTTCAGGGAGGGCTGCGCCTCAGCGGGCTCCGGCAAGGGCCG ggacaTCGTCCCCATCGGGGAGGGGGACGTGGCCACCATGTGCCTGCAGCTGTCCTCTCAGCCCCGGGAGTACTCGTACTTCAGCCCCCGCACCATGGCCACCTGGGCGGGGCCCGGCTACTGGCAGTTCAAGCCCAAACACAAGC TCGACCACCTGCCTGAAAGGGAGAAGAGCAAGAGGAAGTGCAAGAAAACCTTTGAGTTGGACTACAACGAGGACGTCAACCTCGAGCCACACTTCCGCAGCACCAGA GCCGCCACCACCATCAGCAAGTCGGCCCTCCGCTCCAGCAACAAGAAGACCACACTGCCCTCGGACTTCCAGTTTTCCCCGGAGACCCTGTCCCAGCTCAACCTGAAGCCCGCCTGCACG CTGCGGTCGGAGGGACAGAAGCGTCTCTCCGGGGACCTGGGCGAGGGCATCGGGGACTACGACTACAACAACGCCAACGACACCGCCAACTTCTGCCCCGGCCTCCAG GGCGGCGACAGCGACGACGACGGTGAGGGTTTGGGGGCGGCGGACGACAGCCAGCCCTCGCTGGACGGGGACCCCCAGTCCGCGCCGGACCCCGACGGCCTCGCTACCTACGGAGAGAACGACCTGGTGCCGGAGCCGCACAAG GTGAGCAAGATTGAGATCAACTACGCCAAGACAGCCAAGAAGATGGAcatgaagaagttgaagaacaGCATGTGGAGTCTGCTGACCGGCAGCCCGGAGAAGGCCAAGGAG GACTCCCAGCCTGCAGAGACATCAGAGGTGGCCGGCGAGAAGGCCTTCAGTCAGACCACAAAGAGCTTGTTAGAAAG cctgccGAACGCCATGGCCCAGAATCTGTCGGTTCCGCTTGCTTTTGTTGCTTTGTTACACTTAGCCAACGAAAAG AATCTAGAGCTGGTGAAGGTGGATGACATGTCTGACATCATCATCAAGCAAGgccagtga
- the ncaph gene encoding condensin complex subunit 2 isoform X2: protein MSVSSSPAPRWTPSLKHVSRGVSPASCSTPLLAAFHINDDEKERRQRRRSRVIDLQSAGDSSFNDSASHSATGTPASIPKLSNAQISEHYSTCIKLSTENKITTKNAFGLHLIDYMADILKQKDSEITNFKVAAGTLDASTKIYAVRVDAVHADAYRVLGGLGSETKPGEAAGEEGGAEGDVAAPKAKKKRPPKKTVEQNLSNINSSEAERKCEVDPMFQHMASSFDESSTAGVFLSVLFSEDSRCELLFPSSLVLLRSGAPPARPPPQPVPATPFTGGLRQVSEKASICPSLKDFSFTNWKPEQTMNQMLEKIQQGEHVFDLNAEPEPEDDDDCADPGQDFDGDFEEGDGGPSEFREGCASAGSGKGRDIVPIGEGDVATMCLQLSSQPREYSYFSPRTMATWAGPGYWQFKPKHKLDHLPEREKSKRKCKKTFELDYNEDVNLEPHFRSTRAATTISKSALRSSNKKTTLPSDFQFSPETLSQLNLKPACTLRSEGQKRLSGDLGEGIGDYDYNNANDTANFCPGLQGGDSDDDGEGLGAADDSQPSLDGDPQSAPDPDGLATYGENDLVPEPHKVSKIEINYAKTAKKMDMKKLKNSMWSLLTGSPEKAKEDSQPAETSEVAGEKAFSQTTKSLLESLPNAMAQNLSVPLAFVALLHLANEKNLELVKVDDMSDIIIKQGQ from the exons ATGAGCGTCTCCTCCTCGCCCGCCCCGCGGTGGACCCCCTCCCTGAAGCACGTCAGCAGGGGCGTGTCCCCGGCGTCCTGCAGCACCCCACTGCTGGCGGCCTTCCACATCAACGACGACGAGAAGGAGCGGCGACAGCGAAGGAGGTCAAGGGTCATCGACCTCCAGTCCGCCGGCGACTCCTCGTTCAACGACTCTGCGTCCCACAG TGCCACGGGAACCCCCGCTTCTATTCCCAAGTTGTCGAACGCACAGATTTCGGAGCACTACTCGACCTGCATCAAGCTGTCCACTGAGAAT AAAATCACCACAAAGAACGCCTTCGGCCTTCACCTGATCGACTACATGGCCGATATCCTCAAGCAGAAGGACTCGGAGATCACCAACTTTAAG gtggccGCGGGAACGCTGGACGCCAGTACGAAGATCTACGCGGTGCGGGTGGACGCGGTCCACGCCGACGCCTACAGGGTCCTGGGCGGGCTCGGCTCGGAGACCAAACCTGGAGAAG cagcgggtgaggaggggggtgcgGAGGGCGACGTCGCGGCCCCGAAGGCGAAGAAGAAGAGGCCCCCCAAGAAGACGGTGGAGCAGAACCTGAGCAACATCAACAGCTCCGAGGCGGAGAGGAAGTGTGAG gtggACCCCATGTTCCAGCACATGGCGTCGTCCTTCGACGAGAGCAGCACGGCGGGGGTGTTCCTGTCGGTGCTCTTCAGCGAGGACAGCCGCTGCgagctcctcttcccctccagcCTCGTCCTGCTCCGCTCCGGCGCCCCCCCGGCCCGCCCGCCCCCACAGCCCGTCCCCGCCACCCCCTTCACCg GGGGTCTGCGGCAGGTCTCGGAGAAGGCCTCCATCTGCCCCTCGCTCAAGGACTTCTCCTTCACCAACTGGAAGCCCGAACAG acCATGAACCAGATGCTGGAGAAGATCCAGCAGGGCGAGCACGTGTTCGACCTCAACGCCGAGCCGGAGcccgaggacgacgacgactgcGCCGACCCGGGGCAGGACTTCGACGGGGACTTCGAGGAGGGCGACGGCGGGCCCTCGGAGTTCAGGGAGGGCTGCGCCTCAGCGGGCTCCGGCAAGGGCCG ggacaTCGTCCCCATCGGGGAGGGGGACGTGGCCACCATGTGCCTGCAGCTGTCCTCTCAGCCCCGGGAGTACTCGTACTTCAGCCCCCGCACCATGGCCACCTGGGCGGGGCCCGGCTACTGGCAGTTCAAGCCCAAACACAAGC TCGACCACCTGCCTGAAAGGGAGAAGAGCAAGAGGAAGTGCAAGAAAACCTTTGAGTTGGACTACAACGAGGACGTCAACCTCGAGCCACACTTCCGCAGCACCAGA GCCGCCACCACCATCAGCAAGTCGGCCCTCCGCTCCAGCAACAAGAAGACCACACTGCCCTCGGACTTCCAGTTTTCCCCGGAGACCCTGTCCCAGCTCAACCTGAAGCCCGCCTGCACG CTGCGGTCGGAGGGACAGAAGCGTCTCTCCGGGGACCTGGGCGAGGGCATCGGGGACTACGACTACAACAACGCCAACGACACCGCCAACTTCTGCCCCGGCCTCCAG GGCGGCGACAGCGACGACGACGGTGAGGGTTTGGGGGCGGCGGACGACAGCCAGCCCTCGCTGGACGGGGACCCCCAGTCCGCGCCGGACCCCGACGGCCTCGCTACCTACGGAGAGAACGACCTGGTGCCGGAGCCGCACAAG GTGAGCAAGATTGAGATCAACTACGCCAAGACAGCCAAGAAGATGGAcatgaagaagttgaagaacaGCATGTGGAGTCTGCTGACCGGCAGCCCGGAGAAGGCCAAGGAG GACTCCCAGCCTGCAGAGACATCAGAGGTGGCCGGCGAGAAGGCCTTCAGTCAGACCACAAAGAGCTTGTTAGAAAG cctgccGAACGCCATGGCCCAGAATCTGTCGGTTCCGCTTGCTTTTGTTGCTTTGTTACACTTAGCCAACGAAAAG AATCTAGAGCTGGTGAAGGTGGATGACATGTCTGACATCATCATCAAGCAAGgccagtga